From the genome of Gemmatimonadota bacterium:
TGGTCTGTACGATCACTGGATGCGTTCCTTCGCGGACAATGCGAAGGCGACGATCCACATTCGTGTCCTGCGCGGCGTCGACCGGCACCACATTGTTGAAGCTGCGTTCAAGGCTCTCGGTTTGGCGATTCGCAAGGCGATGATCGACACTGGAGCTGGCGCCGTATTCAGCACCAAGGGTTCCGTTTCGCTGGACGTGAAGTGACTCTCACGCGCAGACTGATCGTGTGTCTCGACGTCAGGGACGGCCGGGTGGTGAAGGGAACGCGCTTTGTGAATCTTCGCGACGTTGGTGATCCAGTCGAGTTGGCTGCTCGATACGAAGCGGAAGGCGCCGATGAGATAGTCTTTCTGGATATCTCGGCGAGTGTCGAAGGGCGCGGTACGCTGCTGGATGTGGCGCGGCGAACCGCCGAGAAGCTGTTCATTCCGCTTACCATCGGTGGTGGAGTGCGAGGCGCGGCTGACGTGGCTCAGGTGCTGCGCGCGGGCGCGGACAAGGTGGCAATCAATTCTGCCGCCGTACGGAATCCGGAAGTGCTCAGCGAGGCGTCGGCGATGTTCGGTGCTCAATGTGTCGTGTCCAGCATAGACGCCAGACTGATCGACGGATCCTGGCGCGTGGTCACCCATGGCGGACGCACCGCAACCGGACTTGACGCCATTGAGTGGGCGCGCGAGTGCGAGAGGCTCGGTGCAGGCGAGATCCTTCTGACGAGCATCGATCGTGACGGATCTCGTGATGGATACGATATCGACCTGACCTGCGCCGTCGCGGACGCCGTGAGCGTGCCCGTTATTGCATCCGGCGGTGCGGGTTCTGCGCATGACGTAGTGGACGTCATTCAATCGGGGCACGCGGATGCGGCGCTGGTTGCTGGTATCCTGCATGACGGTACGACGACCGTATCCGAGCTCAAGACATACATGAGAGAGTCACTATTGCCTGTGAGAGATGCTGCGTGAGCGAATCATATCTTGATGCCGTTACCGAGCTTGCGCGCATTGCAGGCGACTTTGCGATGTCGCACTATGGCAAGTCACTCACTGTAGATGTGAAGCACGATGGATCTCCCGTGACTGTCGCTGATCGCGGTGCAGAGGAGCGCGCTCGCGCGTGGATCGAGAAGCGGTTTCCTGAAGACGGGATTCTGGGCGAGGAGTTCGGCGATGTGCGTCCAACCGCGCGGAGACGCTGGATTCTCGATCCGATCGATGGGACCAGGAGTTTCATCAGAAGAGTTCCACTATGGGGAACGCTCATCGCCGTCACCGAAGGAGAATCCGTGCTCGCGGGGTGCGCATATTTTCCGGCGGTCGCCGAGACTGTGGCTGCGGCAGCAGGGGAGGGATGCTTCTGGAACGGTGTGCGCTGCAGCGTATCATCGACCGCAACGATCGCCGAATCTACCATCGCGATAACCGATGATCGGTTCGAAGGGCGCCCTGAACGCGCAACTGCATGGCGGCGGCTCGCCGCGCAGGCCAGCGTATCGCGCACGTGGGGCGACTGCTACGGGTATCTTCTGCTTGCAACCGGGCGAGCCGACGTGATGGTCGACGACGTGGTAGCACCGTGGGATTCGGCTGCGCTCTATCCAATAGTTACCGAAGCTGGCGGCTCGTTCACGGATTGGAGTGGCACAGCCACGGCCTTCGGCGGTGACATCATCGCCACCAACGCTGCTCTGGCCGGGCCGGTGCGGGACCTGCTGGTTGCAGCATCATGACAGTCGGCGATCTGGATTTCAGCAAGGGCGGCGGTCTCGTCACGGTGGTGACGCAGGACGCGGTGACCGGTGCGGTGCTGATGGTCGCGCACATGGATCGTGAGGCATTTGAAAAGACCGTCGAGACTGGTGAGATGCACTATCGCTCCCGCTCGCGCGGGCTGTGGCACAAGGGTGCTACGAGCGGAAACGTGCAGCATGTGGTATCGCTTACGCCTGATTGTGATGGCGATGCAATTCTCGCCCGTGTGAGAGCGGCCGGTCCGGCATGTCACAACGGCACAATCTCATGCTTCGATCAACCGGCGAATGGAGATGCGCTCACCGGGCTCGCGTCGGTGATCGAGTCTCGTGCACAGAATGCGGACGGTGAGAGCTATACGAGGAAGTTGCTCGCTGATCGCAATCTGCGACTCAAGAAGCTCGGCGAGGAAACCGCCGAGCTGGTGCTTGCGCTCGCTGATGAAGACCGCGATCGCGCGACGGAAGAAGCAGCAGATCTGATGTACCACATGATGGTCGCGCTGCGCGCGCAGAACATTTTGCTGGATCAGGTACGAGGCGTGATTTCGGCGCGCAATCGATAGGAACGAAGACTGGGGACAAGACCACCAAACCGGACTGTAAGCCTAAGATTGGGCCGATCAGTGGGGGAAGGTCAGGCCTTGCTTTTCAAGACGGTATCTGACCCCACTTCCCATCGAGGTAGCGTCGGCGCTCACCGACGTTGGGTTCGTGATCGAGCGGCTTGTCGAGCCGACACCGACAGAGGCCTTTCGACTCATCGATCCGGACGCGTACCGCCGGCTGCTCGAGCAACCCGAGTTTCTGATAGTTCGCGCTCGTGTCTCCTGAACTGTCACTACCAGCCCCGGTATACCACCAATGACTTTGTGAGTCCACCAAGTCGCTCGCGATACAACAATGCACCGGGAAATAGTGATTTCATCTCACTGCTATTGAGAAGTCGAATCTGCGACACCTCGCGGAGCGCATCCCGGTAGTCCGGTTGCCGATGCATCCATCCCAGATCGTGTCGGCGCAACAGTTCCACCTGCAGGCGCCGCGGGTAGAACTGAAACAGAGGTAGGAGGAAGTGCGGCTCCAGGGGGAAGTAGCGGTTGGGCGTCTGAACGAAATATCGCGGAGCCACCCGCTGGACCTCTTCAGCCATCCTCTCCTGATCGCCGAGTGATCCGACGTGCTCGATGACGGAGTTCGAAAAAACCGCGTCGAATGCATTGTCGGCAAACATGTGCATGTCTCGGGCGTCGCAGGCCAGTTGCTTGATTGCCTGGTTTGCAGAAACGTAGGACTCCAGGTTGACAATCGTGACGCTAATCGCACCAGTCGTCACAAGCGTCTCGCCTTCCCAGAATTGTGGAGTTCCGCCGACGTCAAGCACCGACGACCCTCGTGGGAGTTTCTCTATCAACCCGCGGAACAACGCGAACCTTTTACGGCGCATGCGACTGGCGAGCGACGCAGGGTCGTTGAAATTCGCCAAACGTTTGAGTCCCATGTTGGATCGGCCTCGTTACTGAACCAGAGATATACTACTGCATTCCGCAACGCGCACCTGATCGTTACGCGACAGGGAATGCGGCTCGATGAA
Proteins encoded in this window:
- the hisN gene encoding histidinol-phosphatase, whose product is MSESYLDAVTELARIAGDFAMSHYGKSLTVDVKHDGSPVTVADRGAEERARAWIEKRFPEDGILGEEFGDVRPTARRRWILDPIDGTRSFIRRVPLWGTLIAVTEGESVLAGCAYFPAVAETVAAAAGEGCFWNGVRCSVSSTATIAESTIAITDDRFEGRPERATAWRRLAAQASVSRTWGDCYGYLLLATGRADVMVDDVVAPWDSAALYPIVTEAGGSFTDWSGTATAFGGDIIATNAALAGPVRDLLVAAS
- the hisF gene encoding imidazole glycerol phosphate synthase subunit HisF — translated: MTLTRRLIVCLDVRDGRVVKGTRFVNLRDVGDPVELAARYEAEGADEIVFLDISASVEGRGTLLDVARRTAEKLFIPLTIGGGVRGAADVAQVLRAGADKVAINSAAVRNPEVLSEASAMFGAQCVVSSIDARLIDGSWRVVTHGGRTATGLDAIEWARECERLGAGEILLTSIDRDGSRDGYDIDLTCAVADAVSVPVIASGGAGSAHDVVDVIQSGHADAALVAGILHDGTTTVSELKTYMRESLLPVRDAA
- a CDS encoding class I SAM-dependent methyltransferase, yielding MGLKRLANFNDPASLASRMRRKRFALFRGLIEKLPRGSSVLDVGGTPQFWEGETLVTTGAISVTIVNLESYVSANQAIKQLACDARDMHMFADNAFDAVFSNSVIEHVGSLGDQERMAEEVQRVAPRYFVQTPNRYFPLEPHFLLPLFQFYPRRLQVELLRRHDLGWMHRQPDYRDALREVSQIRLLNSSEMKSLFPGALLYRERLGGLTKSLVVYRGW
- the hisIE gene encoding bifunctional phosphoribosyl-AMP cyclohydrolase/phosphoribosyl-ATP diphosphatase HisIE, giving the protein MMTVGDLDFSKGGGLVTVVTQDAVTGAVLMVAHMDREAFEKTVETGEMHYRSRSRGLWHKGATSGNVQHVVSLTPDCDGDAILARVRAAGPACHNGTISCFDQPANGDALTGLASVIESRAQNADGESYTRKLLADRNLRLKKLGEETAELVLALADEDRDRATEEAADLMYHMMVALRAQNILLDQVRGVISARNR